From Curtobacterium sp. SGAir0471, the proteins below share one genomic window:
- a CDS encoding multidrug DMT transporter permease, which translates to MTTDLPIPDAVNLTPFQALMIPVALVGAVFLSLGAQFQSRGVQRVEARLGRQSKGLSVRHVLGLLGSGWWVLGTLMLGLAVVLQLISITNAPLIVVQPLGAVALVITTWFSSRSSGVPLGQQARRAVWTCIIGVGIFVGIAAVVGRESAITHQQLVTILVVLAVVLVAVLLSFRFAAKRASAMYYIVGAGVLYGFVATLAKVVLNRFLHGTFDWSTAIAIVGVIVAAALGGYFVQNAYSSGSADLVIAGLTVIDPIVAVGIGVIVLGEAAGAPWIAVVGFLVAAVIAIAGVFLLAKHHPETRR; encoded by the coding sequence GTGACGACGGACCTCCCGATCCCGGACGCGGTCAACCTGACGCCGTTCCAGGCCCTGATGATCCCCGTCGCGCTCGTCGGCGCCGTCTTCCTGTCGCTCGGGGCGCAGTTCCAGAGCCGCGGGGTGCAGCGCGTCGAGGCCCGGCTCGGCCGGCAGTCGAAGGGCTTGTCGGTGCGGCACGTCCTCGGACTGCTCGGCAGCGGCTGGTGGGTCCTCGGCACGCTCATGCTCGGGCTCGCGGTCGTGCTCCAGCTCATCAGCATCACGAACGCCCCGCTCATCGTCGTGCAGCCGCTCGGCGCCGTCGCGCTCGTCATCACCACGTGGTTCTCGTCGCGATCGTCGGGCGTTCCGCTCGGGCAGCAGGCCCGTCGAGCCGTCTGGACCTGCATCATCGGCGTCGGCATCTTCGTCGGCATCGCCGCGGTGGTCGGTCGCGAGAGCGCGATCACGCACCAGCAGCTCGTCACGATCCTGGTGGTCCTGGCGGTCGTGCTCGTGGCCGTGCTCCTGTCGTTCCGGTTCGCGGCGAAGCGGGCGAGCGCCATGTACTACATCGTCGGGGCGGGGGTGCTCTACGGGTTCGTCGCGACGCTCGCGAAGGTGGTGCTGAACCGCTTCCTGCACGGCACGTTCGACTGGTCGACCGCGATCGCGATCGTCGGCGTGATCGTGGCGGCCGCGCTCGGCGGGTACTTCGTGCAGAACGCGTACTCGAGCGGGTCGGCCGACCTGGTGATCGCCGGGCTCACGGTCATCGACCCGATCGTGGCGGTGGGGATCGGTGTCATCGTGCTCGGCGAGGCGGCGGGGGCGCCGTGGATCGCGGTGGTCGGGTTCCTCGTCGCCGCGGTGATCGCCATCGCCGGGGTGTTCCTGCTGGCGAAGCACCACCCCGAGACGCGGCGCTGA
- a CDS encoding ATP-binding cassette domain-containing protein gives MIAVNGPAVVADDVSIEYRGVRGSEPIRAVDGVSLTVRQGEILALIGESGSGKSTFAAAIAGQLGATGEGEGAHRRQIVGGELTVLGQHVRGLRPSSRKAQRLTGRIGYLPQDAADRLSPDLTVGEAIAEPIYVRDRRFDRREAGLMVARLVDAVHLPLGIMRLNTWELSSGQRQRVALARALILEPQLLVADEPARGVDVLVRQSVLEALTNLQRGRQFSAVVVSSDLREARALADRVGVLAESRLVGLGTFDEVLDNPVDPYVQTLAATASRPVKRRTPATGAPRRSSAPRRPVGAGTGPRAERQENA, from the coding sequence ATGATCGCGGTGAACGGCCCGGCGGTCGTCGCAGACGACGTCTCGATCGAGTACCGGGGCGTGCGCGGCTCGGAGCCGATCCGGGCGGTCGACGGGGTCAGCCTGACCGTCCGCCAGGGCGAGATCCTCGCGCTCATCGGCGAGTCCGGGTCCGGCAAGAGCACCTTCGCCGCCGCGATCGCCGGTCAGCTCGGTGCGACCGGCGAGGGCGAGGGCGCGCACCGTCGGCAGATCGTCGGTGGCGAGCTCACCGTGCTCGGGCAGCACGTCCGCGGACTCCGTCCCTCGTCGCGGAAGGCGCAGCGCCTGACCGGCCGGATCGGCTACCTGCCGCAGGACGCCGCCGACCGGTTGAGCCCCGACCTGACCGTCGGCGAGGCGATCGCCGAACCGATTTACGTCCGCGACCGGCGGTTCGACCGCCGGGAAGCCGGTCTCATGGTCGCGCGGCTCGTCGACGCCGTGCACCTGCCCCTCGGCATCATGCGGCTCAACACCTGGGAGCTGTCGAGCGGCCAGCGGCAGCGCGTCGCCCTCGCACGTGCCCTCATCCTCGAGCCGCAGCTCCTCGTCGCCGACGAACCCGCTCGTGGCGTCGACGTCCTGGTCCGCCAGTCGGTGCTCGAGGCCCTGACCAACCTGCAGCGCGGCCGGCAGTTCTCGGCCGTCGTGGTGTCGAGCGACCTCCGCGAGGCCCGGGCCCTCGCGGACCGCGTCGGCGTGCTCGCCGAGAGCCGTCTCGTCGGCCTCGGCACCTTCGACGAGGTCCTCGACAACCCCGTCGACCCGTACGTGCAGACGCTCGCCGCGACGGCCTCGCGCCCCGTGAAGCGCCGCACCCCCGCCACCGGCGCACCGCGTCGTTCGTCCGCACCCCGTCGTCCGGTCGGCGCCGGTACGGGCCCCCGCGCCGAGCGTCAGGAGAACGCATGA
- the def gene encoding peptide deformylase, whose protein sequence is MPVLPIRITGEPVLHERATEVTAFDDDLRALVQDMYETMDLAPGVGLAGPQVGVGKRLFVYSWTDDDEVLHRGVAVNPVLWTTPPVPESVEELDEDEESEGCLSIPGERFPLRRAEGVLLRAVDEDGEPFEIEAHGWLARVFQHEYDHLDGVLYADRLVHPYGKQVAKAIRKNSWGGPGQSWLPGRDHPEG, encoded by the coding sequence ATGCCCGTCCTCCCCATCCGCATCACCGGCGAACCCGTCCTCCACGAGCGTGCGACCGAGGTCACGGCGTTCGACGACGACCTCCGTGCCCTGGTGCAGGACATGTACGAGACGATGGACCTGGCCCCCGGGGTCGGCCTCGCAGGTCCGCAGGTCGGGGTCGGCAAGCGGTTGTTCGTGTACTCGTGGACCGACGACGACGAGGTCCTGCACCGCGGTGTCGCCGTGAACCCGGTGCTCTGGACCACCCCGCCCGTGCCGGAGTCGGTCGAGGAGCTCGACGAGGACGAGGAGTCCGAGGGCTGCCTCTCGATCCCGGGCGAGCGCTTCCCGCTCCGCCGTGCCGAGGGCGTCCTGCTCCGCGCGGTCGACGAGGACGGCGAGCCCTTCGAGATCGAGGCGCACGGCTGGCTCGCCCGCGTGTTCCAGCACGAGTACGACCACCTCGACGGCGTCCTGTACGCGGACCGGCTCGTGCACCCGTACGGCAAGCAGGTCGCGAAGGCGATCCGCAAGAACAGCTGGGGCGGGCCCGGGCAGTCGTGGCTGCCCGGTCGCGACCACCCCGAGGGCTGA
- a CDS encoding ABC transporter substrate-binding protein, producing the protein MASVNKWGRRGIALGAGVAATALVLTGCASSSVSDTELNGLSIGTTDKVTSLDPAGSYDNGSFAVQNQVFPFLMNTPVGSPDVKPDIAESGEFTNDTTYTVKLKSGLKFANGHDLTSSDVKFSFERELKINNENGPQSLLANLKSIDTPDDTTVVFNLDHADQTWPQVLSSPAGPIVDEQVFSADKLTPAADIVKGNAFAGQYEITSYKENDTIQYKANPNYDGLLGKAKTDEVTASYYTKETDLKLAVQKGDVDVAYRSLTPTDIADLRKDDSVKVYDGPGGEIRYLVFNFNTQPFGASQSDADQAKALAVRQAVADVVDREKIAKDVYNNTYSPLYSMVPDGLTGAAKPFEELYGNGSGGPDVDKAKETLSKAGVSGKVQLDIQYAPDHYGSTSDDEYAELKTQLENSGLFTVNIQSTVYTTYAQERTKDAYPVYQLGWFPDFSDADNYLSPFFTKDNFVQNHYDDPEIQQLISEEQQESDKDKRAELIEQAQEREATQISTLPLLQGKSVAVAGKDVKGLTLDSSYKFRYATLSK; encoded by the coding sequence ATGGCATCCGTGAACAAGTGGGGCAGGCGCGGCATCGCGCTCGGCGCCGGAGTGGCAGCGACGGCGCTGGTGCTGACCGGCTGCGCGAGCAGCAGCGTCTCCGACACCGAACTGAACGGCCTGAGCATCGGGACGACGGACAAGGTCACGTCCCTCGACCCGGCCGGCTCGTACGACAACGGCTCGTTCGCCGTGCAGAACCAGGTGTTTCCCTTCCTGATGAACACCCCGGTCGGCAGCCCGGACGTCAAGCCGGACATCGCCGAGAGCGGCGAGTTCACGAACGACACGACGTACACGGTGAAGCTCAAGAGCGGGCTGAAGTTCGCGAACGGGCACGACCTGACCTCGAGCGACGTGAAGTTCTCGTTCGAGCGCGAGCTGAAGATCAACAACGAGAACGGCCCGCAGTCCCTGCTCGCCAACCTCAAGAGCATCGACACCCCGGACGACACCACGGTCGTGTTCAACCTCGACCACGCCGACCAGACCTGGCCGCAGGTGCTCTCGAGCCCCGCCGGTCCGATCGTCGACGAGCAGGTGTTCTCGGCGGACAAGCTCACCCCGGCGGCGGACATCGTCAAGGGCAACGCGTTCGCCGGGCAGTACGAGATCACCTCGTACAAGGAGAACGACACCATCCAGTACAAGGCGAACCCGAACTACGACGGGCTCCTCGGCAAGGCGAAGACCGACGAGGTCACCGCCAGCTACTACACCAAGGAGACCGACCTCAAGCTCGCCGTGCAGAAGGGCGACGTCGACGTGGCGTACCGCTCCCTGACGCCGACCGACATCGCGGACCTCCGCAAGGACGACTCCGTCAAGGTCTACGACGGCCCCGGCGGCGAGATCCGCTACCTCGTCTTCAACTTCAACACGCAGCCGTTCGGCGCGAGCCAGTCCGACGCGGACCAGGCGAAGGCCCTGGCCGTCCGCCAGGCCGTCGCGGACGTCGTCGACCGCGAGAAGATCGCGAAGGACGTGTACAACAACACGTACTCGCCGCTCTACTCGATGGTGCCGGACGGCCTGACCGGCGCCGCGAAGCCCTTCGAGGAGCTCTACGGCAACGGCAGCGGCGGCCCCGACGTCGACAAGGCGAAGGAGACCCTGTCGAAGGCGGGCGTCAGCGGCAAGGTGCAGCTCGACATCCAGTACGCGCCGGACCACTACGGCTCGACCTCGGACGACGAGTACGCCGAGCTCAAGACGCAGCTCGAGAACTCGGGCCTGTTCACCGTGAACATCCAGTCGACGGTCTACACGACCTACGCGCAGGAGCGCACGAAGGACGCCTACCCCGTGTACCAGCTCGGTTGGTTCCCGGACTTCTCGGACGCCGACAACTACCTGTCGCCGTTCTTCACGAAGGACAACTTCGTGCAGAACCACTACGACGACCCGGAGATCCAGCAGCTCATCTCCGAGGAGCAGCAGGAGTCCGACAAGGACAAGCGCGCCGAGCTCATCGAGCAGGCGCAGGAGCGTGAGGCGACGCAGATCTCGACGCTGCCGCTCCTGCAGGGCAAGTCCGTCGCGGTCGCGGGCAAGGACGTCAAGGGCCTGACCCTCGACTCCTCGTACAAGTTCCGCTACGCGACCCTCTCCAAGTAA
- a CDS encoding glycosyltransferase, translating to MPAVSEDATTATAESTGATGGSRPLRVMIAADTFPPDVNGAATFAEQLAVGLAERGHEVHVVAPASSAHHGTFDEEHRGVVLTVHRLKSYKWPWHAWLRFVWPWSVRKWTAPILDAVQPDVLHIQSHIVIGRGIAHEAHERGIRIVATNHFMPENLLEYVPFGRRTLPIALKIAWNDAAKTYRLADAITTPTVLAADYLRHAIAGQRVLAISCGLDASRYTARSGRPAGNDIVFVGRVAPEKNLDVLVRALPLLPAELHATLTIVGGGEMIPKLKTLVQELGLTDRVRFAGFVSDEAKRQALTNGTVFAMPSTAELQSISSLEAMASGLPVVAADSMALPHLIDGNGYLFTPGDVQDLAAKLTQVLQASDADYRAMRERSLAMIEAHDINRTLATFESLYRGEPVA from the coding sequence ATGCCAGCCGTGTCAGAGGACGCCACCACCGCCACCGCCGAGTCGACGGGTGCGACGGGCGGGTCCCGACCGCTGCGCGTCATGATCGCGGCGGACACCTTCCCGCCCGACGTCAACGGCGCCGCCACCTTCGCCGAGCAGCTCGCCGTCGGGCTCGCGGAGCGCGGGCACGAGGTCCACGTCGTCGCCCCCGCGTCGAGCGCCCACCACGGTACCTTCGACGAGGAGCACCGCGGGGTCGTGCTCACCGTGCACCGTCTCAAGTCCTACAAGTGGCCGTGGCACGCCTGGCTGCGGTTCGTGTGGCCGTGGAGCGTCCGCAAGTGGACCGCCCCGATCCTCGACGCCGTGCAGCCGGACGTCCTGCACATCCAGTCGCACATCGTGATCGGCCGCGGGATCGCGCACGAGGCCCACGAGCGCGGCATCCGCATCGTGGCGACGAACCACTTCATGCCGGAGAACCTGCTCGAGTACGTGCCGTTCGGCCGCCGGACCCTGCCGATCGCGCTGAAGATCGCGTGGAACGACGCAGCGAAGACCTACCGGCTGGCCGACGCCATCACCACCCCGACCGTCCTGGCCGCCGACTACCTCCGGCACGCCATCGCCGGACAGCGGGTGCTCGCGATCTCCTGCGGTCTCGACGCCTCGCGCTACACGGCCCGGAGCGGACGGCCCGCCGGCAACGACATCGTCTTCGTCGGTCGCGTCGCCCCGGAGAAGAACCTCGACGTGCTCGTCCGGGCGCTCCCGCTGCTGCCGGCGGAGCTCCACGCGACGCTCACCATCGTCGGCGGCGGCGAGATGATCCCGAAGCTGAAGACGCTCGTGCAGGAGCTCGGGCTCACCGACCGCGTCCGGTTCGCCGGGTTCGTCTCGGACGAGGCCAAGCGCCAGGCGCTGACGAACGGCACCGTGTTCGCGATGCCCTCGACCGCGGAGCTGCAGAGCATCTCGTCGCTCGAGGCGATGGCGTCCGGGCTGCCGGTCGTCGCCGCCGACTCGATGGCGCTGCCGCACCTGATCGACGGCAACGGGTACCTGTTCACCCCGGGGGACGTGCAGGACCTCGCGGCGAAGCTCACGCAGGTGCTGCAGGCGTCGGACGCCGACTACCGGGCGATGCGGGAGCGCAGCCTGGCCATGATCGAGGCACACGACATCAACCGCACGCTCGCGACGTTCGAGTCGCTGTATCGTGGGGAGCCGGTGGCCTGA
- a CDS encoding D-isomer specific 2-hydroxyacid dehydrogenase family protein: MTTTSAPDTASSRGHRAVVTDAGAPLPVDPPEAGPVAILPTAADLHADAVRDVGGTVGALDTDTRGIVWLDARDPDGLEAALAEAPGVGWVQLPFAGVDAFAHLIQEHGDRVLFTSAKGAYAEPVAEHALALTLATLRVLQKRARATSWATEPEGVSLYGRNVVVIGAGGIALEYLRLVAPFEVSVTVVRRSGDPVPGADRTVTTDALDEVLPEADVVVVAAAMTSGTAKLFDARRFGLMKPSARLVNIARGGLVDTDALVAALREGTIAAAGLDVTDPEPLPDGHPLWDEPGAIITPHQADTPDMVAPLLAERVRTNARAFLGGTGDGFVGVVDPAAGY, encoded by the coding sequence ATGACCACCACCAGCGCACCGGACACGGCGAGCAGCCGAGGGCACCGCGCGGTCGTCACGGACGCCGGCGCGCCGCTGCCCGTCGACCCGCCTGAAGCCGGGCCCGTCGCGATCCTGCCGACGGCGGCGGACCTGCACGCGGACGCGGTGCGGGACGTAGGCGGCACGGTCGGTGCGCTCGACACGGACACGCGGGGGATCGTCTGGCTCGACGCGCGCGACCCCGACGGGCTCGAGGCCGCGCTGGCCGAGGCACCGGGTGTCGGTTGGGTCCAGCTGCCCTTCGCCGGGGTCGACGCGTTCGCGCACCTGATCCAGGAGCACGGGGACCGGGTCCTCTTCACGTCGGCCAAGGGTGCGTACGCCGAGCCGGTCGCCGAGCACGCCCTCGCGCTGACGCTCGCGACGCTGCGGGTGCTGCAGAAGCGCGCTCGTGCGACTTCGTGGGCGACCGAGCCCGAGGGCGTGTCGCTCTACGGGCGGAACGTCGTCGTCATCGGTGCCGGTGGGATCGCGCTCGAGTACCTCCGGCTCGTCGCGCCGTTCGAGGTGTCCGTCACCGTCGTCCGGCGCTCGGGCGACCCGGTCCCCGGCGCCGACCGCACCGTCACGACCGATGCGCTCGACGAGGTCCTGCCGGAAGCTGACGTCGTCGTGGTCGCGGCGGCGATGACCTCGGGCACCGCGAAGCTGTTCGACGCCCGCCGGTTCGGGCTCATGAAGCCGTCGGCGCGCCTGGTGAACATCGCCCGCGGGGGACTGGTCGACACCGACGCACTCGTCGCGGCGCTGCGCGAGGGCACGATCGCCGCCGCGGGTCTCGACGTGACGGACCCGGAGCCGCTGCCGGACGGCCACCCGCTGTGGGACGAACCGGGCGCGATCATCACGCCGCACCAGGCCGACACCCCGGACATGGTGGCGCCGCTGCTGGCCGAGCGCGTCCGCACCAATGCCAGGGCGTTCCTCGGCGGGACCGGCGACGGGTTCGTCGGCGTCGTGGACCCCGCTGCCGGGTACTGA
- a CDS encoding ABC transporter ATP-binding protein, which translates to MTDATNDQQGRPVAVVDDLTVTFATDNGAVDAVKGVSLDVRPGEVLALVGESGSGKSVTARSMLRLMPETATLGGAVYLDGTDVVSVGAAKLRELRGTAGAMVFQEPSTALNPVFTVGWQIAEGLRAHGGVSKKEARAKAIDYLRRVGIPDPETRVDHYPHQFSGGQKQRVVIASALALEPSVIIADEPTTALDVTVQAEILDLLRRCRDEFGAAIVIITHNMGVVADLADRVAVMYQGEVVEEAPVAQLFAAPEADYTKRLLAAVPRLEASTGAARRAAIATDVEPLVSAKGLEIEYPGRLGAHAFKAVKGVDLDIRPGEVLGLVGESGSGKTTIGRAIAGLTRITGGSLNVLGTEMLGYRERDFKRHRKDIGFVFQDPATSFNPLLTIAECVAEPLVVHGEVSNPRAARKRVGELLEMVQLPASYGDRYPHELSGGQRQRASLARSIALRPKLLIADEPTSALDVSVQARVLELFLELQQDLGFASLFISHDLAVVGALSDRIAVLYRGDLVETGTTAEVLGAPQHPYTQRLLASLPVPDPAEQAERRRTLVELENAGS; encoded by the coding sequence ATGACCGACGCAACGAACGACCAGCAGGGCCGGCCGGTCGCGGTCGTGGACGACCTGACCGTCACGTTCGCCACCGACAACGGCGCGGTCGACGCGGTCAAGGGCGTCAGCCTCGACGTCCGTCCGGGCGAGGTCCTCGCCCTGGTCGGCGAGTCCGGTTCCGGCAAGTCCGTCACGGCCCGGAGCATGCTCCGACTGATGCCCGAGACGGCGACCCTCGGCGGTGCGGTGTACCTCGACGGCACCGACGTCGTCAGCGTCGGCGCAGCGAAGCTCCGCGAGCTCCGCGGCACCGCCGGCGCGATGGTCTTCCAGGAGCCGTCGACCGCGCTCAACCCGGTCTTCACCGTCGGGTGGCAGATCGCCGAGGGGCTCCGCGCGCACGGCGGTGTCTCGAAGAAGGAGGCCCGCGCCAAGGCGATCGACTACCTGCGTCGTGTCGGCATCCCGGACCCGGAGACGCGGGTCGACCACTACCCGCACCAGTTCTCCGGCGGGCAGAAGCAGCGCGTGGTCATCGCGAGCGCACTGGCCCTCGAGCCGAGCGTCATCATCGCCGACGAGCCGACCACGGCCCTCGACGTGACGGTGCAGGCGGAGATCCTCGACCTGCTCCGCCGGTGCCGCGACGAGTTCGGCGCGGCGATCGTCATCATCACGCACAACATGGGCGTGGTGGCCGACCTGGCGGACCGCGTCGCCGTGATGTACCAGGGCGAGGTGGTCGAGGAGGCCCCGGTCGCGCAGCTCTTCGCCGCCCCGGAGGCCGACTACACGAAGCGCCTGCTCGCCGCGGTGCCCCGGCTCGAGGCGTCGACCGGCGCCGCCCGCCGGGCCGCGATCGCGACCGACGTCGAACCGCTCGTCAGCGCGAAGGGGCTCGAGATCGAGTACCCCGGCCGCCTCGGTGCGCACGCGTTCAAGGCCGTGAAGGGCGTCGACCTCGACATCCGACCGGGCGAGGTCCTCGGGCTGGTGGGGGAGTCGGGCTCCGGCAAGACCACCATCGGTCGGGCGATCGCGGGCCTCACGCGCATCACGGGCGGGTCGCTGAACGTCCTCGGTACGGAGATGCTCGGGTACCGCGAGCGGGACTTCAAGCGGCACCGCAAGGACATCGGGTTCGTGTTCCAGGACCCGGCGACCTCGTTCAACCCGCTGCTGACGATCGCCGAGTGCGTCGCCGAGCCGCTCGTCGTGCACGGCGAGGTGTCGAACCCGCGGGCCGCCCGGAAGCGTGTCGGCGAGCTGCTCGAGATGGTGCAGCTGCCGGCGTCCTACGGCGACCGCTACCCGCACGAGCTGTCGGGTGGTCAGCGGCAGCGTGCGTCACTCGCCCGCTCGATCGCCCTGCGGCCGAAGCTCCTCATCGCCGACGAACCGACCAGCGCGCTCGACGTGTCGGTGCAGGCCCGCGTGCTGGAGCTCTTCCTCGAGCTGCAGCAGGACCTCGGGTTCGCGTCGCTGTTCATCAGCCACGACCTCGCCGTCGTCGGCGCGCTGTCCGACCGCATCGCGGTGCTCTACCGCGGGGACCTGGTGGAGACGGGCACCACGGCAGAGGTCCTCGGCGCGCCGCAGCACCCCTACACGCAGCGCCTGCTCGCGTCGCTGCCGGTCCCGGACCCGGCGGAACAGGCGGAGCGACGGCGTACGCTGGTGGAACTGGAGAACGCCGGGTCCTGA
- a CDS encoding ABC transporter permease, translating to MTLSTPEATPELATDPTKPQAQRRARGQGGGLGRYILVRFLLIFPTVFILVTLVFFLMRVIGNPITASVGGRLTPTQLQERLHAAGYDRPVIVQYLEYLGNIVRGDFGTTSTDNRPITEIIVTYGGATAELVFYALIVALVLGIPLGMLAAYVRDKWPDVLFRALAILTYATPVFFGGLLLKLVFSVWLGWLPLGDRASTRVSLILDNIPGASGIYIIDALRTGNAQVIGDVLSHAVLPALTLGLLTAGIFLRLVRANMIGSLGSEYVDAARSRGVREARLVRTHAFRPALVPIITVMGLQIAMLLGGSVLTETTFGWRGLGFELNQYLSARDFVAVQGIVAMLAVIVAVTNFIVDVVAALIDPRVRF from the coding sequence GTGACCCTCAGCACCCCCGAGGCGACACCGGAGCTGGCCACCGACCCCACCAAGCCCCAGGCACAGCGACGTGCCCGCGGGCAGGGCGGCGGGCTCGGCCGGTACATCCTGGTCCGCTTCCTCCTCATCTTCCCGACGGTCTTCATCCTGGTGACCCTCGTCTTCTTTCTGATGCGTGTCATCGGGAACCCGATCACCGCGTCCGTCGGCGGGCGGCTCACCCCGACGCAGCTGCAGGAGCGCCTGCACGCCGCCGGGTACGACCGCCCGGTGATCGTCCAGTACCTCGAGTACCTCGGCAACATCGTCCGCGGTGACTTCGGCACGACGTCGACCGACAACCGACCGATCACCGAGATCATCGTCACGTACGGTGGTGCGACCGCCGAGCTCGTCTTCTACGCGCTCATCGTCGCGCTCGTGCTCGGCATCCCGCTCGGCATGCTCGCAGCGTACGTCCGCGACAAGTGGCCCGACGTGCTGTTCCGCGCCCTGGCGATCCTGACGTACGCGACGCCGGTGTTCTTCGGCGGCCTGCTGCTCAAGCTCGTCTTCTCGGTCTGGCTCGGCTGGCTCCCGCTCGGCGACCGTGCGTCGACCCGGGTCTCGCTCATCCTCGACAACATCCCCGGTGCGTCCGGCATCTACATCATCGACGCGCTCCGCACCGGCAACGCGCAGGTCATCGGCGACGTGCTGTCGCACGCCGTCCTGCCCGCGCTGACGCTCGGCCTGCTCACCGCCGGCATCTTCCTGCGGCTGGTGCGCGCCAACATGATCGGCTCGCTCGGCTCCGAGTACGTCGACGCGGCGCGCTCACGGGGCGTCCGGGAGGCGCGGCTCGTCCGGACGCACGCCTTCCGTCCGGCGCTGGTCCCGATCATCACCGTGATGGGTCTGCAGATCGCCATGCTGCTCGGCGGGTCCGTCCTCACCGAGACCACCTTCGGGTGGCGCGGGCTCGGCTTCGAGCTCAACCAGTACCTGTCGGCCCGCGACTTCGTCGCGGTCCAGGGCATCGTCGCGATGCTCGCGGTGATCGTCGCGGTGACGAACTTCATCGTCGACGTCGTCGCGGCGCTCATCGACCCGAGAGTGAGGTTCTAG
- a CDS encoding ABC transporter permease, whose product MADTSLVDRHEPLWKRLPVVVQLRRSTGWQRAMLITGVVICALYLVVAIAAPLIAPYGFGQLQGADGQGFPRTSPPSPEHIWGTTVGGFDVFSRVVFGARTAVLVVIVAVVVSITIGVILGMVSGYIGGWLDRILVVVADAIYAFPSLLLAIVVSIVISGGNSSYSGGIIAAAISITVVYVPQYFRVVRAEAVRLKNEAFVESARVIGTNPWRIMTRHVLRNSTRSLPLILTLNASDAILTLAGLGFLGFGIGPTSGAEWGYDLSRALSDVASGVWWTGVFPGVAIVVLVLGVTFIGESLNDISDPRLRARRRLKQLVSRKQAASTEGATA is encoded by the coding sequence ATGGCCGACACCTCGCTCGTCGACCGCCACGAGCCGCTCTGGAAGCGGCTCCCCGTGGTGGTCCAGCTCCGCAGGAGCACCGGCTGGCAGCGCGCCATGCTCATCACCGGCGTGGTCATCTGCGCCCTGTACCTCGTCGTCGCGATCGCCGCGCCGCTCATCGCCCCGTACGGCTTCGGCCAGCTGCAGGGTGCCGACGGCCAGGGCTTCCCGCGCACCTCGCCGCCGAGCCCGGAGCACATCTGGGGCACGACGGTGGGTGGCTTCGACGTCTTCAGCCGCGTCGTGTTCGGCGCCCGGACCGCGGTCCTCGTGGTCATCGTCGCCGTAGTCGTGTCGATCACCATCGGCGTGATCCTCGGCATGGTGTCCGGGTACATCGGCGGGTGGCTCGACCGGATCCTCGTCGTGGTGGCGGACGCGATCTACGCGTTCCCGTCGCTGCTGCTCGCGATCGTCGTGTCCATCGTCATCTCGGGCGGCAACTCGAGCTACTCCGGCGGCATCATCGCCGCGGCCATCTCGATCACCGTGGTCTACGTGCCGCAGTACTTCCGGGTCGTCCGCGCCGAGGCCGTCCGCCTGAAGAACGAGGCGTTCGTCGAGTCCGCCCGGGTCATCGGCACCAACCCCTGGCGCATCATGACCCGGCACGTGCTCCGCAACTCCACCCGCAGCCTGCCGCTCATCCTGACGCTCAACGCCAGCGACGCGATCCTGACCCTCGCCGGCCTCGGCTTCCTCGGCTTCGGCATCGGTCCGACCAGCGGCGCCGAGTGGGGCTACGACCTCAGCCGCGCGCTGTCGGACGTCGCCTCGGGTGTCTGGTGGACCGGTGTCTTCCCGGGTGTCGCCATCGTGGTGCTCGTGCTCGGTGTGACCTTCATCGGTGAGAGCCTCAACGACATCTCCGACCCGCGCCTCCGCGCGCGCCGGCGACTGAAGCAGCTGGTGTCCCGCAAGCAGGCCGCCAGCACGGAAGGGGCGACGGCATGA